From Oncorhynchus keta strain PuntledgeMale-10-30-2019 chromosome 25, Oket_V2, whole genome shotgun sequence, one genomic window encodes:
- the alkbh2 gene encoding DNA oxidative demethylase ALKBH2, producing the protein MDTFVSQTRKRYIDGTTDEQREPVLKKCKEEECNQGIVKENVKEDAYLTEFSQSWQKIEAEGLDCDYALLFPKEEADCLYTRLEEEVVYLTGDKTKIQVFGKVYNVPRKQASCGDAGLTYTYSGVSLQASPWTPTLEYIRDAVKKVTGQTFNFVLINRYKDGHDHMGEHRDDERELDPLCPIASVSLGAVRDFVFRHRESRGKQRRRQINPVKLELAHGSLLLMNSPTNTHWYHSLPARKRVLTPRINLTFRRILQDGKK; encoded by the exons ATGGATACATTTGTGAGTCAAACCAGGAAGCGCTATATTGATGGGACAACAGATGAACAGAGAGAACCTGTGTTGAAAAAATGTAAAGAGGAAGAATGCAATCAGGGGATTGTAAAGGAGAATGTGAAGGAGGATGCCTATTTGACTGAGTTCTCTCAGTCTTGGCAGAAGATTGAAGCAGAGGGACTGGACTGTGACTATGCTCTACTCTTTCCTAAAGAGGAAGCAGACTGCCTCTACACACggctggaggaggaggtagtCTACCTCACAG GAGATAAAACAAAGATTCAGGTGTTTGGGAAGGTTTACAATGTCCCCAGAAAGCAGGCGTCTTGTGGGGACGCAGGACTAACCTACACCTATTCTGGAGTGAGTCTTCAGGCTAGCCCGTGGACTCCAACCTTGGAGTACATTCGTGATGCTGTTAAAAAGGTAACAGGGCAAACCTTCAACTTCGTCCTGATTAACAG GTACAAAGATGGACATGATCACATGGGTGAGCACCGTGATGATGAGCGGGAACTGGACCCCCTCTGTCCCATCGCCTCCGTATCCCTGGGGGCGGTCCGGGACTTTGTTTTCAGACACCGGGAGTCACGGGGAAAACAGCGCCGACGACAGATCAACCCGGTGAAGCTTGAACTGGCCCACGGAAGCCTGCTCCTCATGAACTCTCCCACAAACACCCACTGGTACCACAGCCTGCCAGCCCGCAAGAGGGTCCTCACACCCCGCATCAACCTTACCTTCAGACGCATCCTCCAAGACGGCAAGAAATGA